The following proteins are co-located in the Trichormus variabilis 0441 genome:
- a CDS encoding sensor histidine kinase yields the protein MFQATRRRLAIWYTAVTAVLLLLFASGVYLYVRSTLVERIDDTLSHVVEIVERSLVIEPVNGEPEKLRINVEASFRNNANTVEDDHIDLEWFSPTGDLIWSTFSEPLNIPIHSNRTGETVHVFKQDRWTNSKTQNSALTNQDSGLLLRQVTQRVEFGRQVLGYLRVSHPWFEVTKPSRQLIFDLALGTGLMVISVAASGWFLSGKAMEPVGESYQRLKQFTADASHELRSPITLIQTNVQVALADLELTETEAATSSNYRQQLKVVERLTQRLGKLVNDLLFLARQDSGVSRDGFSSCPLDALLMDVVEEQQLVATEKAITLNLHLIDPADSETSPELLEHWFTLVGNWDQLVRLFTNLIGNALHYTPPGGAVNVELVRVDRVRYNTSQLQIKVSDTGIGIPAEALPRLFDRFYRVDPARTHKSGNVGKDNATGSGLGLAIAQAIVEHHHGNIQVESTVGNGTTFIVTLPITLES from the coding sequence ATGTTTCAAGCTACTCGTCGTCGTCTGGCTATTTGGTACACTGCGGTAACTGCGGTATTGTTGCTGTTGTTTGCCAGTGGTGTGTATTTATATGTCCGTAGTACATTGGTGGAACGGATTGACGATACTCTTAGTCATGTGGTGGAAATTGTAGAGCGATCGCTGGTCATTGAACCAGTGAACGGTGAGCCTGAGAAGCTACGCATTAACGTAGAAGCCAGTTTTCGCAACAATGCCAATACTGTAGAAGATGATCATATTGATCTAGAGTGGTTTAGTCCTACTGGTGACTTAATCTGGTCAACTTTTTCTGAACCTTTAAATATTCCTATTCACAGTAACCGCACAGGTGAAACTGTTCACGTTTTTAAGCAAGACAGATGGACAAACTCAAAAACGCAAAACTCAGCACTCACCAATCAAGATTCAGGACTATTATTGCGACAAGTTACACAACGAGTGGAATTTGGACGGCAAGTTTTGGGATATCTGCGTGTGAGTCATCCTTGGTTTGAAGTGACTAAACCGAGTCGCCAGTTAATTTTTGATTTGGCGCTGGGAACTGGGTTAATGGTGATTTCTGTTGCCGCCAGTGGGTGGTTTCTCTCAGGTAAAGCAATGGAACCAGTTGGTGAATCTTACCAACGTCTCAAGCAATTTACTGCGGATGCTTCCCATGAACTCAGAAGTCCCATCACTTTGATTCAAACTAATGTCCAAGTTGCTTTAGCTGATTTAGAGTTGACTGAAACTGAAGCCGCTACATCTTCCAATTATCGCCAACAATTAAAGGTAGTGGAACGGTTAACCCAGCGTTTGGGTAAGTTAGTTAATGACTTATTATTTCTAGCACGTCAGGACAGTGGTGTAAGCAGAGATGGTTTTTCATCTTGTCCCCTTGATGCTTTACTGATGGATGTGGTGGAAGAACAACAGCTTGTAGCTACAGAAAAAGCAATTACTCTGAATTTGCACTTAATTGATCCTGCTGATTCTGAAACTAGTCCTGAATTACTAGAACATTGGTTCACACTGGTGGGGAATTGGGATCAACTGGTGCGATTATTCACTAATTTAATTGGTAATGCTTTGCACTATACACCCCCAGGTGGGGCGGTGAATGTGGAATTGGTGCGTGTAGATAGAGTTCGCTATAATACATCGCAGTTACAAATTAAGGTGAGTGATACGGGAATTGGTATTCCGGCTGAAGCATTACCGCGATTATTTGATCGTTTTTATCGAGTTGATCCTGCACGCACTCATAAGAGTGGGAATGTAGGTAAAGATAATGCTACAGGTTCAGGATTGGGACTAGCGATCGCGCAAGCTATTGTGGAACATCACCACGGTAACATTCAAGTCGAAAGCACTGTAGGTAACGGTACTACTTTTATTGTCACTTTACCCATAACTCTAGAGTCTTAA
- a CDS encoding calcium-binding protein has translation MSAIQLSSILNNNVYTENFNTLRTSGNATWVNDSTINGWYTARTGTGTQISTTNGSTSTGNLYSFGTVGSTDRALGSIGSSGSSAGSFFWGVRLVNNTNITLDFLKISYVGEQWRNSGAGAQTVDFQYQVGATSITGGTWIDANNLDFTSPVTGGTATALDGNAAANRTSISGKISGLNLAPGQEIWLRWRDIDHTGSDHGLAIDDFSLSFGTFGTNGNDTLQGDDSEDYIDGLAGNDIITGLKGDDILIGGGGNDQFILNAGDGTDTITDFGGAGTRFNPSSSIRAEMDLLKFQGAGMTAQNMLLTQNGANLEITFEGVANTKVILQNFQMQNLNNFREPLLSQPKIGNILFEGDGNTIQDVYDVYTATQTDRTNFKNNAVTFLNDLDNYYVGLNGSNDVINGQGGNDTIDGLSGNDILRGGDGNDILIGGLGNDILVGGSGNDLFVLQAKGGTDIIKDFVDGQDLIGLAGGLTFGQLTITQGTGVDINNTLIRITSTNELIGILNGVVSSNITVSDFTAFT, from the coding sequence ATGTCAGCAATCCAACTTTCTAGCATCCTCAATAATAATGTTTATACTGAAAACTTTAATACCTTACGTACTTCAGGTAACGCCACTTGGGTTAATGACAGCACTATTAATGGATGGTACACAGCTCGTACTGGTACTGGAACCCAAATTTCTACAACTAATGGCAGCACTAGTACTGGAAACTTATACAGTTTTGGTACTGTAGGTAGCACCGATCGCGCCTTAGGTTCCATCGGTTCAAGTGGCTCCAGCGCCGGAAGTTTTTTCTGGGGTGTCCGCTTAGTTAATAATACAAACATCACCCTCGATTTTCTTAAAATCAGTTATGTCGGTGAACAATGGCGTAATAGCGGTGCAGGCGCTCAGACAGTAGATTTTCAGTATCAAGTCGGTGCTACTAGTATCACTGGCGGTACTTGGATAGATGCTAATAACCTTGACTTTACCAGTCCAGTAACTGGTGGTACTGCAACGGCTCTAGATGGTAATGCAGCAGCTAACCGTACTTCTATATCCGGTAAAATCAGTGGTCTGAATCTAGCACCAGGCCAAGAAATCTGGCTACGTTGGCGCGACATCGACCATACAGGTAGTGATCATGGTCTAGCCATTGATGACTTTTCTTTATCATTTGGTACTTTTGGTACAAACGGCAACGATACTCTACAAGGTGATGACTCTGAAGACTATATAGACGGTTTAGCCGGTAACGACATCATCACAGGATTAAAGGGAGATGACATCCTCATAGGTGGTGGTGGTAATGATCAGTTCATCCTTAATGCAGGAGACGGAACAGATACCATCACTGATTTTGGTGGTGCAGGTACTCGCTTTAATCCATCCTCCAGTATCCGAGCAGAAATGGATCTCTTGAAATTTCAAGGCGCTGGTATGACTGCTCAAAATATGCTCCTCACCCAAAATGGTGCTAATTTAGAAATTACCTTCGAGGGTGTGGCTAATACCAAGGTCATTTTGCAGAATTTTCAGATGCAAAACCTGAATAACTTCCGGGAACCGCTCCTCAGTCAGCCGAAGATAGGCAACATTCTGTTTGAAGGAGACGGTAACACTATTCAAGATGTCTATGATGTTTACACTGCTACCCAAACCGACAGAACCAACTTTAAAAATAATGCTGTCACTTTCCTGAATGACCTTGATAACTACTACGTTGGTCTCAATGGTTCTAACGATGTTATTAATGGTCAAGGAGGTAACGACACAATTGATGGTTTAAGTGGTAATGACATCCTCCGGGGTGGAGATGGTAATGATATTCTCATTGGTGGATTGGGTAATGATATTTTAGTTGGTGGTAGTGGTAATGACCTATTTGTTCTACAAGCAAAGGGTGGAACAGATATAATCAAAGACTTTGTAGACGGTCAAGACTTGATTGGTTTAGCAGGTGGTTTGACCTTTGGACAATTAACCATCACTCAAGGTACGGGTGTAGATATTAATAATACTTTAATTAGAATCACTAGTACCAATGAATTAATAGGTATCTTAAATGGAGTTGTCAGCAGTAATATTACTGTCAGTGATTTCACTGCATTTACTTAA
- a CDS encoding fimbrial biogenesis chaperone, with amino-acid sequence MMNKQIKLTKTLRNVGLSILATASAVALACNSTSAISIGVSPPRFELKLDQRRSSTQSFQVVNNGKKPSTFRIYTQDWTLDEKNNIKAVPTSEQSLSSSIVVNPVRFTIPPGKAQSVRFSVRPRVQPKSGEHRAFIFIEEVPSEDRDASPKSVADVRVVGRFGVAVYGYVGEIKRVASLNKITVDTKTGPVQANFDISSQGNGYVRMAGQYAIWPAAKYPGANATKQIANLEKKTTKLPENVLSAGFLPRSPILPDTRRQIPLRIPQKLTPGQYVLDINGELNGIKIDQGIPFSVSVLASTPRKPLTSPADSSRRNIIPRRTR; translated from the coding sequence ATGATGAACAAGCAGATAAAGCTAACTAAAACACTAAGAAATGTTGGGCTGAGTATCTTAGCAACAGCGAGCGCAGTTGCTTTAGCTTGTAATTCTACTTCAGCTATTTCTATTGGTGTTAGCCCTCCACGCTTTGAGTTAAAGCTTGACCAAAGAAGGTCTAGTACTCAATCTTTTCAAGTAGTAAATAACGGGAAAAAACCATCGACTTTTAGAATCTATACTCAAGATTGGACACTCGACGAAAAAAATAATATTAAAGCCGTACCAACTTCTGAACAGTCGCTGTCTTCATCAATTGTAGTTAACCCAGTTAGGTTTACTATTCCCCCAGGAAAAGCTCAAAGTGTCAGATTTTCCGTGCGTCCCCGTGTACAGCCTAAATCCGGAGAACATCGAGCTTTTATCTTTATAGAAGAAGTTCCTTCTGAAGATAGAGACGCAAGTCCTAAAAGTGTAGCTGATGTGAGAGTTGTTGGACGTTTTGGGGTTGCTGTCTATGGTTATGTTGGTGAAATCAAGAGAGTTGCTTCACTCAATAAAATTACTGTAGATACTAAAACTGGCCCCGTACAAGCAAATTTTGATATTTCTAGTCAAGGTAATGGCTATGTGCGGATGGCTGGTCAATATGCTATTTGGCCGGCTGCTAAATATCCAGGTGCTAATGCTACTAAACAAATTGCCAATTTAGAAAAGAAAACTACAAAATTACCAGAAAATGTCTTGAGTGCTGGTTTCTTACCTAGAAGCCCCATATTACCAGATACTCGTCGTCAAATCCCTCTCCGAATACCACAAAAACTAACACCTGGTCAATATGTTTTAGACATTAACGGTGAATTGAATGGGATCAAAATTGATCAAGGTATCCCTTTCAGTGTGTCAGTTTTAGCGAGTACTCCTCGAAAGCCTTTAACCAGTCCTGCTGATTCGTCTCGTCGTAACATCATTCCCAGACGCACAAGATAG